GCTCTGGTGGCTATAGAGAGGGGGAAACGCCCGGCCCCATTCCGAACCCGGAAGCTAAGACCCTCTTCGCTCATAATACTGCACCTTTCAGGTGTGGAAACGTAGGTCGCCGCCAGGCCGCAAGATTATTATTCCCCTAAAACCTCATAATAAAATACTTCTTGACTAACCATCAATCTTATAAATCATCAATTCTTATATTCTTCCTTTATTTACTGTCAAATCGTTTCACTTTAAATGATTGTATTCCCTTTGTAGCTGTCTTGCACAATTACCTAACGTTATAATCTTTATCCAAATACAATAAAAAATGTTAAATTATGCTATAGTATATTTATCTTTGCACAAAGGTCTAATATGCTCAAGCTGTTGTTTTTGTTATTCCTTCTGGTGTCGGTAGCGTTTGGTGTCGTCAACATCAATAAAGCCAATTCGGCGCAGTTGCAGACGCTCAGGGGGATCGGGCCCACGAAAGCCCAGGAAATCATCAAGTACCGCAAATCGCACGGCGGCTTTAAAAACGTTTCCGAACTCATCAATGTCAAGGGGATCGGTCCGAAAACTTTCGAAAAAATGAAAAAAGAGGTATCGCTGCGTTAGGGAATGTAGATCTTGTCGATCATTTCGTTGTATTCTCTTTCCCAGTCGCTCTCGGCGGTTATTCCGCCGCCGCTTTTGTAGAATAGCTCGCCGTCTTCGTTGCGTTCGATATAGCGAATCGCAACGGCACTGTAAAGTTTCTCTCCGTCGTAGTAGCCGAATATCCCGGTAAAATATCCCCGCTCATACCCTTCGACTTCTTCGATGATTTCGACCGTTTTTTTCTTCGGTGTGCCGCTGATACTCCCGGCGGGTAAAAGTGCACGAAGAATATCTCCCGCATGTTTTTTCCACTCTGCGTCGAGTTGTCCGCTGATGTGTGAACTCACCTGATGAAGACGTTTGATC
The DNA window shown above is from Campylobacterota bacterium and carries:
- a CDS encoding helix-hairpin-helix domain-containing protein, whose protein sequence is MLKLLFLLFLLVSVAFGVVNINKANSAQLQTLRGIGPTKAQEIIKYRKSHGGFKNVSELINVKGIGPKTFEKMKKEVSLR